Proteins from a genomic interval of Candidatus Didemnitutus sp.:
- the rpsP gene encoding 30S ribosomal protein S16 codes for MALTIRLSRFGTKNEPHYRVAVAEARSRRDGDAVEYLGSYNPNAKGNPLTIKLDRFDYWVSKGAKPSDTVRSLVKRSKKAAAATA; via the coding sequence ATGGCACTCACGATCCGTCTTTCCCGCTTCGGCACCAAGAACGAGCCCCACTACCGCGTGGCCGTCGCCGAAGCCCGTTCGCGCCGCGATGGCGACGCCGTCGAATACCTCGGCAGCTACAACCCGAACGCCAAGGGCAACCCGCTGACGATCAAGCTCGACCGCTTCGACTACTGGGTTTCCAAGGGCGCCAAGCCGTCCGACACTGTGCGCTCCCTCGTGAAGCGCTCGAAGAAGGCCGCGGCCGCCACGGCCTGA
- the trmD gene encoding tRNA (guanosine(37)-N1)-methyltransferase TrmD, which translates to MRIDILTLFPAMLDGFLSESMLGRAREAKLLEINVRNTRDWATDKHKTTDDRPFGGGAGMVMKCEPIFAAFEELQTPGCRRIYLTPDGTPFTSARAEQLAKEQHLIFLSGHYEGVDQRIRDTLIDEEISIGDYVLTNGTLAAAVVIDALARFIPGVLGEEKSLTTESFTRNLLDFPNYTRPAVYRGMSVPEVLLEGHHGKIEKWRHAQQLEKTAKVRPDLLKKQQP; encoded by the coding sequence ATGCGCATCGACATCCTCACGCTCTTCCCCGCCATGCTCGACGGTTTCCTGTCCGAGAGCATGCTCGGTCGCGCGCGCGAGGCGAAACTCCTCGAGATCAACGTCCGCAACACGCGCGACTGGGCGACGGATAAGCACAAAACCACCGACGATCGTCCCTTCGGCGGTGGGGCGGGGATGGTGATGAAGTGCGAGCCGATCTTCGCTGCCTTCGAGGAGCTCCAGACGCCCGGTTGCCGGCGCATTTACCTGACACCCGACGGCACGCCGTTCACCTCCGCTCGCGCCGAGCAGCTCGCGAAGGAGCAACACCTTATCTTCCTCAGTGGACACTACGAAGGCGTCGACCAACGCATCCGCGACACGCTCATCGATGAGGAGATCAGCATCGGCGATTATGTGCTCACCAACGGCACTCTCGCGGCCGCCGTGGTGATCGATGCGCTCGCTCGTTTTATTCCCGGCGTGCTCGGCGAAGAAAAGTCATTGACCACCGAAAGTTTCACTCGCAACTTGCTCGACTTTCCCAATTACACGCGTCCCGCCGTTTACCGCGGCATGTCCGTGCCGGAAGTGCTCCTCGAGGGGCATCACGGCAAAATCGAGAAGTGGCGGCACGCGCAGCAGTTGGAAAAAACCGCCAAGGTCCGACCCGATTTACTAAAGAAACAGCAGCCATGA
- the rplS gene encoding 50S ribosomal protein L19 — translation MNPIVQELSAAQVKHATAPFKVGDGVRVHTKVREGDKERVQIFAGVVIAHKGTGINETFTVRRISYGEGVERVFPVNSPNVEKIEVERDSEPGKARLYYLRDRTGKAAMAVKEKRVEETAKA, via the coding sequence ATGAATCCCATCGTCCAAGAACTCTCCGCCGCCCAGGTGAAGCACGCTACGGCCCCTTTCAAGGTCGGCGACGGCGTCCGCGTCCACACCAAGGTGCGCGAAGGTGACAAAGAGCGCGTCCAGATTTTCGCCGGCGTCGTGATCGCCCACAAGGGCACCGGCATCAACGAGACCTTCACGGTCCGCCGCATCAGCTACGGCGAAGGCGTCGAGCGCGTGTTCCCGGTCAACTCGCCCAACGTCGAGAAGATCGAAGTCGAGCGCGACTCCGAGCCCGGCAAGGCCCGCCTCTACTACCTGCGCGACCGCACGGGCAAGGCCGCCATGGCGGTCAAGGAGAAGCGCGTCGAAGAGACCGCGAAGGCCTGA
- the tkt gene encoding transketolase, whose product MKLNTDILAQASAQARGLAIDAVHKCSSGHLGLPLGAAEIGAVLYGHALVHNPDEPRWLNRDRFVLSAGHGSMFLYSWLHLSGYDLSLDDVKNFRVLHSKTPGHPEFHETPGVECTTGPLGQGIGNAVGFALSGKMAEARFNTAEHAIFDHHVVCLAGDGCMQEGVAMEAAAFAGHQGLDNLILIYDANDVTLDAMAEKTQSENTAARFKAIGWDVQTLTDGHDLAAILKAVNKAKKTKTGRPQLIIAKTIIGKGIPEVQGTSKGHGEGGAKFADTARAGLGLPADQHFFVSEPVREYFAAHKSRLKRTYNKWKKIYAAWAAANPDKAALLESRDAKVSAAHLIEHVIPHFPADAKLATRAAGKDVLQPVAAALPLLISGSADLHGSTLNYIAADKDFDRTNRAARNLRYGIREHGMAAINNGVAYDGIFRTSCATFLVFADYSRPSMRLAALSKLPVVYIYTHDSIGVGEDGPTHQPVETVSGLRVIPNLDVIRPADPEETAGAFAAALERHDGPTLLSLTRQAVPMLNDIPVSERRAGVLKGGYVAVQETAPLTHILLSCGSELQWAVAAAKQLGAGTRVVSMPSFSRFDAQPQEYRDAILPPSCRKRVAIEAGVTGLWAKYVGLDGKVVGIDRFGLSAPGNIAMKELGITTEAVIAAAQAL is encoded by the coding sequence ATGAAGCTGAACACCGACATCCTCGCTCAAGCCAGCGCGCAGGCCCGCGGCCTCGCCATCGACGCCGTTCACAAGTGCTCTTCCGGCCACCTCGGCCTCCCGCTCGGCGCCGCCGAGATCGGCGCCGTCCTCTACGGCCACGCTTTGGTGCACAACCCCGACGAGCCCCGCTGGCTCAACCGCGACCGCTTCGTCCTCTCCGCCGGCCACGGCTCGATGTTTCTCTACTCGTGGCTTCACCTCAGCGGCTACGATCTCTCGCTCGACGACGTCAAAAACTTCCGCGTCCTCCACAGCAAGACGCCCGGCCATCCCGAATTTCACGAGACGCCCGGCGTCGAGTGCACCACGGGCCCGCTCGGCCAGGGCATCGGCAATGCCGTCGGCTTCGCCCTCTCCGGCAAGATGGCCGAGGCGCGCTTCAACACCGCCGAACACGCCATCTTCGATCACCATGTCGTTTGCCTCGCCGGCGACGGCTGCATGCAGGAAGGCGTCGCGATGGAAGCCGCCGCCTTCGCCGGCCACCAGGGCCTCGACAACCTCATCCTCATCTACGACGCCAACGACGTCACGCTCGACGCCATGGCCGAGAAGACCCAGAGCGAGAACACCGCCGCGCGCTTCAAGGCCATCGGCTGGGACGTCCAAACGCTCACCGACGGTCACGATCTCGCCGCCATCCTCAAGGCCGTCAACAAAGCCAAGAAGACCAAAACCGGTCGCCCGCAGCTCATCATCGCCAAGACGATCATCGGCAAAGGCATTCCTGAAGTGCAAGGCACCTCGAAGGGCCACGGCGAGGGTGGGGCGAAGTTCGCCGACACCGCCCGTGCCGGACTCGGTCTGCCCGCCGACCAGCACTTTTTCGTGAGCGAGCCGGTTCGCGAGTATTTCGCCGCGCACAAGTCGCGCCTCAAGCGCACCTACAACAAGTGGAAGAAGATCTACGCCGCCTGGGCCGCCGCCAACCCCGACAAGGCCGCGCTCCTCGAATCGCGCGACGCCAAGGTCAGCGCGGCGCACCTCATCGAGCACGTCATCCCGCATTTCCCGGCCGATGCGAAGCTCGCCACGCGCGCCGCCGGCAAGGACGTGCTCCAGCCCGTCGCCGCCGCGCTCCCGCTGCTCATCTCCGGCTCGGCCGATCTCCACGGCTCGACGCTGAACTACATCGCCGCCGACAAGGATTTCGACCGCACCAATCGCGCGGCGCGCAACCTCCGCTACGGCATCCGCGAGCACGGCATGGCTGCGATCAACAACGGCGTCGCCTACGACGGCATCTTCCGCACCTCGTGCGCGACGTTCCTCGTGTTCGCCGATTACTCGCGTCCGTCAATGCGTCTCGCCGCACTGTCGAAACTCCCCGTCGTCTACATCTACACGCACGACTCCATCGGCGTCGGTGAAGACGGCCCCACGCACCAACCGGTCGAAACCGTTTCCGGTCTCCGCGTCATCCCGAATCTCGACGTCATCCGCCCGGCCGACCCCGAGGAAACCGCCGGCGCCTTCGCCGCCGCCCTCGAACGCCACGACGGCCCGACGCTCCTCTCGCTCACGCGGCAAGCCGTGCCGATGCTCAACGACATCCCGGTCAGCGAGCGCCGCGCCGGCGTATTGAAAGGCGGCTACGTCGCCGTGCAGGAAACCGCGCCGCTCACGCACATCCTGCTCTCATGCGGCAGCGAACTGCAATGGGCCGTCGCCGCGGCGAAGCAGCTTGGCGCCGGCACGCGCGTCGTCTCGATGCCGTCGTTTTCGCGTTTCGACGCGCAGCCGCAGGAATACCGCGACGCCATCCTTCCGCCCTCATGCCGCAAGCGCGTCGCGATCGAGGCCGGTGTCACGGGACTGTGGGCCAAATACGTCGGCCTCGACGGCAAGGTCGTCGGCATCGACCGCTTCGGCCTCAGCGCTCCGGGCAACATCGCGATGAAGGAACTCGGCATCACGACCGAGGCCGTCATCGCCGCAGCCCAAGCGCTCTGA
- a CDS encoding MarR family transcriptional regulator, whose translation MPHLMLKDLPRYECLLEASREFPELVPSAAEAYLHLLRTADDVFALSESRLAAHGISQGRFGVLMLLWRSSEPRTGDVPITQPPCGPRTPAELADAAGVTRATMTGLIDTLERDGYVVREPDPSDRRMLLVRLTRKAENFLVKFLPIHFRGASEVMGALTESERKTLVRLLGKIQHQLSTLPDESAQKTA comes from the coding sequence ATGCCGCATCTCATGCTCAAGGACCTGCCGCGCTACGAATGCCTCCTGGAGGCGTCGCGTGAGTTTCCCGAGCTGGTCCCGAGTGCGGCGGAAGCCTATCTGCACCTCCTGCGCACGGCGGACGATGTCTTCGCCCTTTCCGAGAGCCGCTTGGCTGCGCACGGCATTTCCCAAGGCCGGTTCGGTGTGCTGATGCTCCTGTGGCGCAGCTCCGAGCCGCGCACCGGCGACGTGCCGATCACCCAGCCGCCTTGCGGTCCGCGCACCCCGGCCGAATTGGCCGACGCGGCCGGCGTCACCCGCGCGACGATGACCGGCCTGATCGACACGCTGGAACGCGACGGCTATGTCGTGCGCGAGCCCGATCCGAGCGATCGGCGCATGTTGCTCGTTCGCTTGACGCGGAAGGCGGAAAACTTCCTCGTTAAATTCCTTCCCATCCACTTTCGCGGGGCTAGCGAGGTGATGGGTGCCCTCACCGAGTCCGAACGCAAGACCCTCGTTCGTCTACTCGGGAAGATCCAGCATCAGCTTTCGACCTTGCCGGATGAATCCGCGCAGAAAACTGCCTGA
- a CDS encoding efflux RND transporter periplasmic adaptor subunit → MIKKFAIALSGFAAVVLLLGAVKVAQIKEMSAQDHSHPAAAVATVEAQSVQWHPTLSAIASLAPVEGVTVSADADGTIVRIAAESGTAVKAGDLLIELDTSVEVAQLKAAQARASLAAVNLERAKELWGQKANSKSEYDAAEATARQAQADVAALEAQIAKKHVRAPFDGRVGIRMVNLGQYISKGRALLPLQKLDPIYANFNIPQRQLPNVALDQTVHVSIDAFDHPFDGKVTAINSEVDAATRNVAVQATLANPDEKLRAGMFARVEVQLPQSNDLIVVPATAISYASYGNSVFIVEKMKNKDGKEFLGVRQQFVQLGATRGDLIAVTGIKAGDQVVSTGVFKLRNGMPVQINNAVQPTTNANPKPANT, encoded by the coding sequence ATGATTAAGAAGTTCGCCATCGCTCTCTCCGGCTTCGCCGCCGTCGTCCTTCTGCTGGGCGCCGTCAAGGTCGCGCAGATCAAGGAAATGTCCGCCCAGGACCACTCGCACCCGGCCGCTGCCGTCGCCACCGTCGAGGCTCAGTCCGTCCAATGGCACCCGACCCTCAGCGCGATCGCGTCGCTGGCCCCCGTTGAAGGTGTTACGGTCAGCGCCGACGCCGACGGCACGATCGTTCGCATCGCCGCCGAAAGCGGCACCGCGGTGAAGGCCGGCGACCTGCTCATCGAACTCGACACCTCCGTCGAGGTCGCACAGCTGAAGGCCGCCCAAGCCCGTGCCAGCCTTGCCGCCGTCAACCTCGAACGCGCCAAGGAACTTTGGGGCCAGAAAGCCAATTCGAAGTCGGAATACGACGCCGCCGAAGCCACCGCGCGCCAAGCGCAGGCCGACGTCGCAGCGCTCGAGGCTCAGATCGCCAAGAAGCACGTGCGCGCGCCGTTCGACGGCCGCGTCGGCATCCGCATGGTGAACCTCGGGCAATACATCTCCAAGGGCCGCGCGCTCCTGCCGCTCCAGAAACTCGATCCGATCTACGCCAACTTCAACATCCCGCAACGCCAGCTGCCGAACGTCGCGCTCGACCAGACCGTGCACGTCTCGATCGATGCGTTCGACCATCCCTTCGACGGCAAAGTCACCGCGATCAATTCCGAAGTCGATGCCGCCACGCGCAACGTCGCCGTGCAGGCCACGCTCGCCAATCCGGACGAGAAACTCCGCGCCGGCATGTTCGCGCGCGTCGAGGTGCAGCTGCCGCAGTCGAACGACCTGATCGTCGTTCCCGCGACCGCCATCTCCTACGCCTCTTACGGCAACTCCGTGTTCATCGTCGAAAAAATGAAGAACAAGGACGGCAAGGAGTTCCTCGGCGTGCGCCAGCAGTTCGTGCAGCTCGGCGCCACGCGCGGCGACCTCATCGCCGTCACCGGCATCAAGGCCGGCGACCAAGTCGTTTCCACCGGCGTGTTCAAGCTGCGCAACGGCATGCCCGTGCAGATCAACAACGCCGTCCAGCCGACTACCAACGCGAACCCGAAGCCGGCCAACACCTGA
- a CDS encoding efflux RND transporter permease subunit, translated as MLSKSFTDLFVRKPVIALVVNIVILVLGVVAYFQLNTRQYPRSDSAVVNVTTVYFGASADTVRGYITTQLERVIAQVDGINYMESTSSAGVSTIKVYLRLNYDTNAALAQISSKIEQVRNELPPESESPTVSVETADNQFASVYMSFYSDSLDQNQITDYLSRMVQPRLSAVKGVQKADILGGRVFAMRIWLKPDELAARNLSPAQVRTALAANNALAAVGSTKGSMLSVSLVANTDLKNVEEFKRLVVAEQNGSIVRLSDVADVVLGAENYDSEVRFGGKTATFMGIWVLPTESTVEVIKRVREAMPEIERALPAGLKASIAYDATKYIDDALSEILKTLSETLAIVAIVIFLFMGSFRSVLIPLVAMPLSLIGALFIMMAMGFTINLLTLLAIVLAVGIVVDDAIVVVENIERHIREGKTPIEAAILGARELVGPVISMTITLAAVYAPIGFQGGLTGALFREFAFTLAGAVMVSGFVALTLSPMLSAYLLQGHDQEEKGLTGTINHLFDRLRNRYERLTGLMIEPRQHGSAQWMVLAWSLIIWIPALPIVLLVFGALLGFGPVFASWWKIAAALLAISVLSAILVVIFDLLLGRRFARVQHTLAFATMATLLLPVFFNFAQRELAPKEDQGIVFSILLPSPTSTIDHNVIFAKEVQKMFESVPEYAQSFQITGNNFGFAGILLKPWSERTRSSLAIEQSLQAPAAAIPGMNVVITTPDPLPSGGSLPIEFVIRSTADHKEMLDYANQLVLYANTEANEPGKAPTFYFADSDLKFDLPQVEIVIDKDKVADMGLSLSDIARDLGSMLGGGYVNRFINDGRSYRVIPQVERGQRLNADQLLNYHVRGPNGQLIPLSTIATLQDTVQPRTLNRFQQLNSVKITGVGPSIDNSLKKLEAKAKEILPPGYSIDYGGQSRQLRTEGEALWKAAVLALVLIFLVLAAQFNSFRDPFIILLGSVPLAFFGAMIPIFLWKTSLNIYSQIGLITLVGLIAKNGILIVEFANTLQEEGIAKAEAIRRAAATRLRPVLMTSAATVFGHLMLIFVKGPGAASRNSIGWVLVVGMAIGTVFTLFVVPAFYMLIAKDHAKARASAPVVTPEAGVAVPAK; from the coding sequence ATGCTCTCGAAAAGTTTCACCGACCTGTTCGTCCGCAAGCCCGTCATCGCGCTCGTGGTCAACATCGTCATCCTCGTCCTCGGCGTGGTGGCTTATTTCCAGCTGAACACCCGCCAATACCCGCGCAGCGACAGCGCGGTCGTCAACGTCACCACGGTCTACTTCGGCGCCAGCGCCGACACCGTGCGCGGCTACATCACCACGCAGCTTGAGCGCGTTATCGCGCAGGTCGACGGCATCAATTACATGGAGTCGACCTCCTCCGCCGGCGTCAGCACGATCAAGGTCTACCTGCGGCTCAACTACGACACCAATGCCGCGCTCGCCCAGATCAGCTCGAAGATCGAGCAGGTCCGCAACGAGCTCCCGCCCGAGTCCGAATCGCCCACCGTCAGCGTCGAGACCGCCGACAACCAGTTCGCGTCGGTCTACATGAGCTTCTACTCGGACTCGCTCGATCAAAACCAGATCACCGATTACCTCAGCCGCATGGTGCAGCCGCGCCTCTCCGCGGTGAAGGGCGTGCAGAAGGCCGACATCCTCGGCGGCCGCGTCTTCGCGATGCGCATCTGGCTCAAGCCTGACGAACTTGCCGCGCGCAACCTCAGTCCCGCGCAGGTCCGCACCGCGCTCGCCGCCAACAACGCGCTCGCCGCCGTCGGTTCCACGAAGGGTTCGATGCTCTCCGTCTCGCTCGTCGCGAACACCGACCTGAAGAACGTCGAGGAATTCAAACGCCTCGTCGTCGCTGAGCAGAACGGCTCCATCGTCCGCCTCTCCGATGTCGCCGACGTCGTGCTCGGTGCCGAAAACTACGACTCCGAAGTCCGCTTCGGCGGCAAGACGGCCACGTTCATGGGCATCTGGGTTCTCCCGACCGAGAGCACCGTCGAAGTCATCAAGCGCGTCCGCGAAGCCATGCCCGAGATCGAGCGCGCGCTGCCCGCCGGCCTCAAGGCCTCCATCGCCTACGACGCCACGAAGTATATCGACGATGCGCTGAGCGAGATTCTCAAGACGCTCTCCGAGACGCTCGCGATCGTCGCCATCGTGATCTTCCTCTTCATGGGTTCGTTCCGCTCGGTGCTCATTCCGCTCGTCGCGATGCCGCTGTCGCTGATCGGCGCGCTGTTCATCATGATGGCGATGGGCTTTACGATCAACCTGCTCACGCTCCTCGCGATCGTGCTCGCGGTCGGTATCGTCGTCGACGACGCCATCGTCGTCGTCGAAAACATCGAGCGCCACATCCGCGAAGGCAAAACGCCCATCGAAGCCGCCATCCTCGGCGCGCGCGAACTCGTCGGCCCGGTCATCTCGATGACGATCACGCTGGCCGCCGTTTACGCCCCGATCGGTTTCCAAGGCGGCCTCACCGGCGCGCTCTTCCGCGAGTTCGCCTTCACGCTCGCCGGTGCGGTCATGGTCTCGGGCTTCGTCGCCCTCACGCTCTCGCCGATGCTCAGCGCCTATCTCCTCCAAGGCCACGACCAGGAAGAGAAAGGCCTTACCGGCACCATCAACCACCTCTTCGACCGCCTGCGCAATCGCTACGAGCGACTGACGGGGCTCATGATCGAACCTCGACAGCACGGTTCCGCTCAGTGGATGGTGCTCGCTTGGTCCCTGATCATTTGGATTCCGGCTCTGCCGATCGTGCTGCTTGTTTTCGGCGCCCTTCTTGGCTTCGGGCCGGTGTTTGCAAGCTGGTGGAAAATCGCCGCCGCTCTGCTCGCCATCTCGGTGCTCAGCGCAATTTTAGTGGTGATTTTTGATCTTCTTCTCGGCCGACGTTTCGCCCGCGTTCAGCACACACTAGCGTTCGCAACGATGGCGACATTGCTGCTGCCCGTTTTCTTCAACTTCGCCCAGCGCGAGCTCGCGCCGAAGGAAGACCAGGGCATCGTGTTCTCCATTCTCCTACCGTCGCCGACCTCGACCATCGATCACAACGTGATCTTCGCGAAGGAAGTTCAGAAGATGTTCGAGAGCGTGCCGGAGTATGCGCAGTCGTTCCAGATCACCGGCAACAATTTCGGCTTCGCTGGCATCCTGCTCAAGCCGTGGTCTGAGCGCACACGCAGCTCGCTCGCCATCGAGCAATCGCTACAAGCGCCCGCGGCCGCGATTCCCGGCATGAACGTCGTCATCACGACGCCCGATCCGCTGCCGTCCGGCGGCTCGCTGCCCATCGAATTCGTCATCCGCTCGACCGCCGACCACAAGGAGATGCTCGATTACGCCAACCAGCTCGTGCTCTACGCCAACACCGAGGCCAACGAGCCGGGCAAGGCGCCGACGTTCTACTTCGCCGACTCCGACCTCAAGTTCGACCTGCCGCAGGTCGAGATCGTGATCGACAAGGACAAGGTCGCCGACATGGGCCTCAGCCTTTCCGATATCGCCCGCGACCTCGGCTCGATGCTCGGCGGCGGTTACGTCAACCGCTTCATCAACGACGGCCGCAGCTACCGCGTCATCCCGCAAGTCGAGCGCGGTCAGCGCCTCAACGCCGACCAGCTCCTCAACTACCACGTCCGCGGCCCGAACGGTCAGCTCATCCCGCTCTCCACGATCGCCACGTTGCAGGACACCGTCCAGCCGCGCACGCTGAACCGCTTCCAGCAGCTCAACTCCGTCAAGATCACCGGCGTCGGCCCCAGCATCGACAACTCCCTCAAGAAACTCGAAGCGAAGGCCAAGGAAATCCTGCCGCCCGGCTACTCGATCGACTACGGCGGCCAGTCGCGCCAGCTCCGCACCGAAGGCGAAGCGCTGTGGAAAGCCGCCGTGCTCGCGCTCGTGCTGATCTTCCTCGTGCTCGCGGCGCAGTTCAACAGCTTCCGCGACCCGTTCATCATTCTGCTCGGCTCGGTGCCGCTGGCCTTCTTCGGCGCGATGATCCCGATCTTCCTCTGGAAGACCTCGCTCAACATCTACTCGCAGATCGGCCTCATCACACTCGTCGGCCTGATCGCGAAGAACGGCATTCTGATCGTCGAGTTTGCGAACACGCTGCAGGAGGAGGGCATCGCGAAAGCCGAAGCCATCCGCCGCGCCGCCGCGACGCGCTTGCGCCCCGTGCTCATGACGTCCGCCGCGACCGTGTTCGGTCACTTGATGCTTATCTTCGTCAAGGGCCCCGGCGCCGCCTCGCGTAACTCCATCGGCTGGGTGCTCGTCGTTGGTATGGCGATCGGCACGGTGTTCACCCTGTTCGTCGTTCCCGCCTTTTACATGCTCATCGCCAAAGACCACGCCAAGGCCCGTGCATCCGCTCCGGTTGTCACACCCGAGGCTGGTGTTGCGGTCCCCGCCAAGTAA
- a CDS encoding TolC family protein gives MKLVPSSLAALAVLALAQPLRAEMPATPFKPDGKADPSYMVPDELTLNYALSFALDNNFAIRQAKERIRQQEGIVLEVRAQQIPNVTSSAGYSGFAQQISTTGDDRSWSVNITARQIVFAGGGVQATVKSQRLALEAATLSLQSVIDAAMLDVRTKFYNVLVTRERIKVQEQNVELLRRQLQDVKNRFDAGTVSNFEVLRAEVAVANAQPPLITARNAYRLSIDDLRQSLGFVTVDGANVAKIPEFVGKLEFSPVSYELTSALATARERRPDLLRLKKLEEVAEQVVTVRRSNYYPDLSLYAAYDWRKRPGYSDFAASRDGLTVGVQSTWDIFDGRATRGRVVQAESALEQARLALNEAELSVSVEVRRALSSLQEATELAEASKKVVEQAEEAVRLADARYAAGTATQLDVLQARTDLTTARLNQLQAFYSFNVASANVRRAMGLPDELVAGR, from the coding sequence ATGAAACTGGTTCCGTCCTCCCTCGCCGCCCTCGCCGTGCTGGCGTTAGCGCAACCGCTCCGCGCGGAAATGCCCGCGACGCCCTTCAAACCCGACGGCAAAGCCGACCCGTCCTACATGGTCCCGGACGAGCTGACGCTGAATTACGCGCTCTCGTTCGCACTCGATAACAACTTCGCTATCCGTCAGGCGAAGGAGCGCATCCGCCAGCAGGAGGGCATCGTCCTCGAGGTCCGCGCCCAGCAGATCCCGAACGTCACGAGCTCCGCCGGCTACTCCGGCTTCGCGCAGCAGATCTCGACCACCGGCGACGACCGCTCGTGGTCCGTCAACATCACCGCCCGCCAGATCGTCTTCGCCGGCGGCGGCGTGCAGGCCACGGTGAAGTCCCAGCGCCTCGCCCTCGAGGCGGCCACGCTGTCGCTCCAGTCCGTGATCGATGCCGCGATGCTCGATGTGCGCACGAAGTTCTACAACGTTCTCGTCACCCGCGAGCGCATCAAGGTGCAGGAACAGAACGTCGAGCTCCTCCGCCGTCAGCTGCAGGATGTGAAGAACCGCTTCGATGCCGGCACCGTCTCGAACTTCGAGGTCCTTCGCGCCGAAGTCGCCGTCGCCAACGCCCAGCCGCCGCTCATCACCGCACGCAACGCCTACCGCCTCTCCATCGACGACCTGCGCCAGTCCCTCGGCTTCGTCACGGTCGACGGCGCCAACGTCGCCAAGATCCCCGAGTTCGTCGGCAAGCTCGAGTTCTCGCCGGTCAGCTACGAACTCACCTCGGCCCTCGCCACCGCCCGCGAACGCCGCCCCGATCTCCTGCGCCTGAAGAAACTCGAGGAAGTCGCCGAGCAGGTCGTCACCGTCCGCCGCTCCAATTACTACCCGGACCTCTCGCTCTACGCCGCCTACGACTGGCGCAAGCGCCCGGGTTATTCCGACTTCGCCGCCTCGCGCGACGGCCTCACGGTCGGCGTGCAGTCCACTTGGGACATCTTCGATGGCCGCGCCACCCGCGGTCGCGTCGTCCAGGCCGAGTCCGCCCTCGAACAGGCGCGCCTCGCGCTCAACGAAGCCGAACTCTCCGTCTCCGTGGAAGTCCGCCGCGCGCTCTCCTCGTTGCAGGAAGCCACCGAGCTCGCCGAGGCCTCCAAGAAGGTCGTCGAACAAGCCGAGGAAGCCGTCCGTCTCGCCGATGCGCGCTACGCCGCCGGCACCGCCACGCAACTCGACGTCCTCCAGGCGCGCACCGACCTGACGACCGCGCGCCTCAACCAGCTCCAGGCGTTCTACAGCTTCAACGTCGCCTCGGCCAACGTCCGCCGCGCGATGGGCCTGCCGGACGAATTGGTCGCCGGCCGCTGA